The Syngnathus typhle isolate RoL2023-S1 ecotype Sweden linkage group LG6, RoL_Styp_1.0, whole genome shotgun sequence genome has a window encoding:
- the picalmb gene encoding phosphatidylinositol binding clathrin assembly protein b isoform X4 has protein sequence MSGQSITDRITAAQHSVTGSAVSKTVCKATTHEIMGPKKKHLDYLIHCTNEMNVNIPQLADSLFERTTNTSWVVVFKSLITTHHLMVYGNERFVQYLASRNTLFNLSNFLDKSGLQGYDMSTFIRRYSRYLNEKAVSYRQVAFDFTKVKRGVDGVMRTMNTEKLLKTIPIIQNQMDALLDFNVNANELTNGVINAAFMLLFKDSIRLFAAYNEGIINLLEKYFDMKKTQCKEGLDIYKKFLTRMTRISEFLKVAEQVGIDRGDIPDLSQAPSSLLEALEQHLASLEGKKVKDSTAASRASTLSNAVSSLASTGMSFTKVDEREKQAALEEEQARLKALKVEQRLKELSKRPSFATTDTSPISTTGGTINTAPAIDLFSTPSCSNGAVKMESDLFDLQSTFQPAVQSASSGLPVATAWEDPFTFAEAGDDSMPNLNPFLSKLVVDASHLPVVSSDGVSFSTRTSAHEMFGDSFCGPVSIAQHLPHQAPFPTEPSTVAGLFRGYSSPQPPPQPPAGLQVDFESVFGAKATGSNSLNAEDVAGGILKPTLAGSNLPSNQQPEKLVSDDLDSSLANLVGNLGIGNGTMKNDMHWSQPGEKRLTGGTNWQPKAAPTTTWNPVSMPPSIMAFPATTPTGMMGYGMPPQMGSMGMMNPPPTMMYGQPVMRPPNPFGSVSSTQPSAASSPSSQSPLRAPGQDPFAHLSLKDFL, from the exons ATGTCGGGGCAGAGCATTACGGACCGGATAACGGCAGCCCAGCACAGCGTAACGGGATCCGCCGTATCCAAAACCGTATGCAAGGCCACCACTCACGAAATAATGGGCCCGAAGAAGAAACATTTAGACT ACCTGATCCACTGTACCAACGAGATGAACGTGAACATTCCCCAACTGGCCGACTCGCTCTTTGAGAGGACCACCAACACCAGCTGGGTGGTCGTGTTCAAGTCGCTCATCACCACGCACCACCTCATGGTGTATGGCAACGAG CGTTTTGTGCAGTACCTGGCTTCGAGGAACACATTATTCAACCTCAGCAATTTCTTGGACAAAAGTGGCCTCCAAG GGTACGACATGTCCACGTTTATCCGCCGGTACAGTCGATACCTGAACGAGAAAGCCGTTTCGTACAGACAGGTTGCCTTTGACTTCACCAAAGTTAAGCGAGG AGTGGACGGCGTCATGAGGACCATGAATACAGAGAAGCTGCTCAAGACCATCCCCATTATTCAGAACCAGATGGACGCCCTCCTCGATTTCAAT GTCAATGCCAACGAGCTGACTAATGGAGTCATCAATGCAGCCTTCATGCTCCTCTTCAAAGACTCCATCAGGCTCTTTGCTGCCTACAACGAAGGCATCATCAACCTGCTTG AGAAATACTTTGACATGAAGAAAACCCAGTGCAAAGAAGGGCTGGACATCTACAAAAAGTTCCTCACCCGAATGACCCGGATATCAGAGTTCCTTAAAGTAGCTGAG CAGGTGGGCATCGACCGAGGAGACATTCCAGATCTTTCCCAG GCTCCCAGCAGCCTCCTGGAAGCTCTGGAGCAGCACTTGGCCTCTTTAGAGGGCAAGAAGGTGAAAGACTCCACGGCAGCCAGCAG AGCCAGCACTCTATCCAACGCCGTGTCGTCGCTGGCGAGCACGGGAATGTCTTTCACCAAAGTGGATGAACGGGAAAAGCAGGCGGCGCTGGAAGAAGAGCAGGCCCGACTCAAGGCGCTGAAGGTG GAGCAAAGACTCAAGGAGCTCTCCAAGAGGCCCTCGTTTGCCACCACTGATACGTCGCCCATCTCCACCACGGGGGGAACTATTAACACGGCCCCGGCCATCGATCTCTTCTCCACACCAAGCTGTTCCAACGG CGCGGTGAAAATGGAGAGCGACCTGTTTGACCTTCAGTCCACGTTCCAGCCAGCCGTGCAGTCGGCCTCGTCAGGGCTCCCCGTGGCCACGGCGTGGGAag ATCCTTTCACCTTCGCCGAAGCTGGAGACGACTCCATGCCAAACCTTAACCCTTTCCTCTCAAAACTCGTTGTCGATGCCTCTCACTTACCTGTCGTGTCTTCAGACGGTGTTAGCTTTTCCACTAGGACGTCTGCTCATGAAATGTTTGGTG ACTCCTTCTGTGGCCCAGTGTCCATTGCCCAGCACCTCCCACACCAGGCTCCCTTCCCCACAGAGCCCTCTACTGTAGCAGGTCTATTCAGAG GATACTCCTCGCCTCAGCCCCCTCCCCAGCCACCTGCAGGTCTCCAAGTGGACTTTGAGTCTGTGTTTGGGGCCAAAGCCACGGGCAGCAACAGCCTCAATGCTGAAG ACGTCGCCGGAGGGATCCTGAAACCGACTCTTGCTGGCTCCAACCTGCCGTCCAATCAGCAGCCAGAGAAGCTGGTGTCGGACGACCTTGACTCCTCCCTCGCCAACCTTGTGGGCA ACCTCGGCATCGGAAACGGCACCATGAAGAA TGACATGCACTGGAGTCAGCCCGGCGAGAAGAGGCTGACAGGCGGCACCAACTGGCAACCTAAAGCGGCACCCACGACGACCTGGAACCCCGTCTCCATG CCGCCGTCCATCATGGCCTTCCCTGCCACCACACCCACAGGCATGATGGGCTATGGCATG cccCCACAAATGGGCTCCATGGGTATGATGAATCCGCCGCCCACCATGATGTACGGGCAGCCAGTGATGCGGCCGCCCAACCCTTTTGGCTCCGTGTCCAGCACTCAG CCCTCGGCGGCCTCTAGCCCTTCCAGCCAGAGTCCTCTCCGAGCCCCCGGACAGGACCCGTTTGCACACCTCTCTCTCAAGGATTTCTTGTAG
- the picalmb gene encoding phosphatidylinositol binding clathrin assembly protein b isoform X3, with the protein MSGQSITDRITAAQHSVTGSAVSKTVCKATTHEIMGPKKKHLDYLIHCTNEMNVNIPQLADSLFERTTNTSWVVVFKSLITTHHLMVYGNERFVQYLASRNTLFNLSNFLDKSGLQGYDMSTFIRRYSRYLNEKAVSYRQVAFDFTKVKRGVDGVMRTMNTEKLLKTIPIIQNQMDALLDFNVNANELTNGVINAAFMLLFKDSIRLFAAYNEGIINLLEKYFDMKKTQCKEGLDIYKKFLTRMTRISEFLKVAEQVGIDRGDIPDLSQAPSSLLEALEQHLASLEGKKVKDSTAASRASTLSNAVSSLASTGMSFTKVDEREKQAALEEEQARLKALKVEQRLKELSKRPSFATTDTSPISTTGGTINTAPAIDLFSTPSCSNGAVKMESDLFDLQSTFQPAVQSASSGLPVATAWEDPFTFAEAGDDSMPNLNPFLSKLVVDASHLPVVSSDGVSFSTRTSAHEMFGDRYNPFTDTNASVSSNNKCTVRLEHSISDSFCGPVSIAQHLPHQAPFPTEPSTVAGLFRGYSSPQPPPQPPAGLQVDFESVFGAKATGSNSLNAEDVAGGILKPTLAGSNLPSNQQPEKLVSDDLDSSLANLVGNLGIGNGTMKNDMHWSQPGEKRLTGGTNWQPKAAPTTTWNPVSMPPSIMAFPATTPTGMMGYGMPPQMGSMGMMNPPPTMMYGQPVMRPPNPFGSVSSTQTQFM; encoded by the exons ATGTCGGGGCAGAGCATTACGGACCGGATAACGGCAGCCCAGCACAGCGTAACGGGATCCGCCGTATCCAAAACCGTATGCAAGGCCACCACTCACGAAATAATGGGCCCGAAGAAGAAACATTTAGACT ACCTGATCCACTGTACCAACGAGATGAACGTGAACATTCCCCAACTGGCCGACTCGCTCTTTGAGAGGACCACCAACACCAGCTGGGTGGTCGTGTTCAAGTCGCTCATCACCACGCACCACCTCATGGTGTATGGCAACGAG CGTTTTGTGCAGTACCTGGCTTCGAGGAACACATTATTCAACCTCAGCAATTTCTTGGACAAAAGTGGCCTCCAAG GGTACGACATGTCCACGTTTATCCGCCGGTACAGTCGATACCTGAACGAGAAAGCCGTTTCGTACAGACAGGTTGCCTTTGACTTCACCAAAGTTAAGCGAGG AGTGGACGGCGTCATGAGGACCATGAATACAGAGAAGCTGCTCAAGACCATCCCCATTATTCAGAACCAGATGGACGCCCTCCTCGATTTCAAT GTCAATGCCAACGAGCTGACTAATGGAGTCATCAATGCAGCCTTCATGCTCCTCTTCAAAGACTCCATCAGGCTCTTTGCTGCCTACAACGAAGGCATCATCAACCTGCTTG AGAAATACTTTGACATGAAGAAAACCCAGTGCAAAGAAGGGCTGGACATCTACAAAAAGTTCCTCACCCGAATGACCCGGATATCAGAGTTCCTTAAAGTAGCTGAG CAGGTGGGCATCGACCGAGGAGACATTCCAGATCTTTCCCAG GCTCCCAGCAGCCTCCTGGAAGCTCTGGAGCAGCACTTGGCCTCTTTAGAGGGCAAGAAGGTGAAAGACTCCACGGCAGCCAGCAG AGCCAGCACTCTATCCAACGCCGTGTCGTCGCTGGCGAGCACGGGAATGTCTTTCACCAAAGTGGATGAACGGGAAAAGCAGGCGGCGCTGGAAGAAGAGCAGGCCCGACTCAAGGCGCTGAAGGTG GAGCAAAGACTCAAGGAGCTCTCCAAGAGGCCCTCGTTTGCCACCACTGATACGTCGCCCATCTCCACCACGGGGGGAACTATTAACACGGCCCCGGCCATCGATCTCTTCTCCACACCAAGCTGTTCCAACGG CGCGGTGAAAATGGAGAGCGACCTGTTTGACCTTCAGTCCACGTTCCAGCCAGCCGTGCAGTCGGCCTCGTCAGGGCTCCCCGTGGCCACGGCGTGGGAag ATCCTTTCACCTTCGCCGAAGCTGGAGACGACTCCATGCCAAACCTTAACCCTTTCCTCTCAAAACTCGTTGTCGATGCCTCTCACTTACCTGTCGTGTCTTCAGACGGTGTTAGCTTTTCCACTAGGACGTCTGCTCATGAAATGTTTGGTG ATCGTTACAATCCCTTTACTGACACAAACGCGTCAGTTTCAAGCAATAACAAATGCACAGTGCGGCTAGAACACTCCATCTCAG ACTCCTTCTGTGGCCCAGTGTCCATTGCCCAGCACCTCCCACACCAGGCTCCCTTCCCCACAGAGCCCTCTACTGTAGCAGGTCTATTCAGAG GATACTCCTCGCCTCAGCCCCCTCCCCAGCCACCTGCAGGTCTCCAAGTGGACTTTGAGTCTGTGTTTGGGGCCAAAGCCACGGGCAGCAACAGCCTCAATGCTGAAG ACGTCGCCGGAGGGATCCTGAAACCGACTCTTGCTGGCTCCAACCTGCCGTCCAATCAGCAGCCAGAGAAGCTGGTGTCGGACGACCTTGACTCCTCCCTCGCCAACCTTGTGGGCA ACCTCGGCATCGGAAACGGCACCATGAAGAA TGACATGCACTGGAGTCAGCCCGGCGAGAAGAGGCTGACAGGCGGCACCAACTGGCAACCTAAAGCGGCACCCACGACGACCTGGAACCCCGTCTCCATG CCGCCGTCCATCATGGCCTTCCCTGCCACCACACCCACAGGCATGATGGGCTATGGCATG cccCCACAAATGGGCTCCATGGGTATGATGAATCCGCCGCCCACCATGATGTACGGGCAGCCAGTGATGCGGCCGCCCAACCCTTTTGGCTCCGTGTCCAGCACTCAG ACGCAGTTCATGTAA